In one window of Musa acuminata AAA Group cultivar baxijiao chromosome BXJ3-2, Cavendish_Baxijiao_AAA, whole genome shotgun sequence DNA:
- the LOC135631137 gene encoding pectate lyase-like yields the protein MESRPRLFFFSLLFLASAAFANAHIADFDEYWQKKAEVAQSKARNSYNPDPESVTRHFNEAVYQELERNATRSGLLFPDAETNVTRRGLRGKKRSHGPCLATNPIDRCWRCNENWIHNRKQLATCAKGFGRHTTGGKNGKFYVVTDASDDDLVNPKKGTLRYGVIQDRPLWIVFAHDMVIRLTEELLVNSDKTIDGRGANVQIMGGASITIQYVHNVIVHNLHIQDIKAGNGGMIRDSEHHYGLRTRSDGDGISIYGSSNIWIDHVSMSNCMDGLIDVIEGSTAITISNSHFTRHNEVMLFGASDAYSPDAIMQITVAFNHFGKGLVQRMPRCRWGFVHVVNNDYTHWEMYAVGGSQHPTIISQGNRYIAPSNLFAKEVTKRDYATESVWKQWTWRSEGDLMLNGAFFVKSGGGGGLQKYDKTDIIKAKPGSFVTRLTRYSGALDCFPQRPC from the exons ATGGAGTCGAGGCCGAGGTTgttcttcttctccctcctcttcttggcctccgctgccttcgccaATGCCCATATCGCCGACTTTGATGAGTACTGGCAGAAGAAGGCCGAGGTAGCGCAATCCAAGGCTCGCAATTCCTACAACCCCGACCCTGAGTCTGTGACTCGACATTTCAACGAGGCAGTGTATCA GGAGCTGGAGAGAAACGCCACAAGGAGCGGCCTTCTGTTCCC GGATGCGGAGACAAACGTGACAAGGAGGGGCCTGCGCGGCAAAAAGAGATCCCATGGCCCGTGCCTGGCGACGAACCCGATCGACAGGTGCTGGAGGTGCAACGAGAACTGGATCCACAACCGCAAGCAGCTGGCCACGTGCGCCAAGGGTTTCGGCCGCCACACCACCGGCGGGAAGAACGGGAAGTTCTACGTCGTCACCGATGCGTCCGACGACGACCTCGTCAACCCTAAGAAGGGCACCCTCCGCTACGGTGTGATCCAAGACCGGCCGCTCTGGATCGTGTTCGCCCACGACATGGTCATCCGCCTCACCGAGGAGCTGCTCGTCAACAGCGACAAGACGATCGATGGCCGGGGCGCCAACGTCCAGATCATGGGCGGCGCCAGCATCACTATCCAGTACGTGCACAATGTCATCGTCCACAACCTCCACATCCAAGACATCAAGGCCGGCAACGGCGGCATGATCAGGGACTCCGAGCACCACTACGGCCTCCGAACCAGGAGCGACGGTGATGGCATATCCATCTACGGTTCGAGCAACATCTGGATCGACCATGTCTCCATGTCCAACTGCATGGATGGGCTTATTGACGTCATCGAAGGTTCCACAGCCATCACCATCTCCAATAGCCACTTCACCCGACACAACGAA GTAATGCTGTTTGGTGCTAGCGATGCCTACTCGCCAGATGCAATTATGCAGATTACAGTTGCTTTCAATCACTTTGGAAAAGGCCTTGTACAGAGGATGCCAAG ATGCCGATGGGGTTTCGTCCACGTTGTGAACAATGACTACACCCACTGGGAGATGTATGCCGTCGGCGGCAGCCAGCATCCCACCATCATCAGCCAAGGGAACCGCTACATTGCTCCATCGAACCTCTTTGCCAAGGAG GTGACGAAGAGGGACTACGCGACAGAGTCAGTTTGGAAGCAGTGGACATGGAGATCTGAAGGTGACCTGATGCTGAATGGAGCCTTCTTTGTGAAGTCAGGAGGAGGTGGGGGATTGCAGAAGTACGACAAGACGGATATCATCAAGGCCAAGCCGGGGAGTTTCGTGACGAGACTGACGCGCTACTCTGGGGCTCTCGACTGCTTCCCCCAACGCCCATGTTGA